cggcccggaagatacggcttcaggcgttctggcgcactattttctacagggagttcgactgaagtgcgccagccttgtgcggcgccgaatcttctgggccgtttttatggcaattagaaagaaatggacggaatcaccctcctcttcataatctactatcccttataagaatactccacctgaaatctgcaccacctcagattcgcggggtgatgcgtttaaaagTAGTAGCactctcaaatttttgcattggAAATAAATCCGTTTTTGTTGCCAACAACGGTtcgttttctactttttttgaaatgtcgGTATTGTTAAATGATTTCGCAGTATTCTTGGTGGAAGTATCAGTACTACGTTCagagaatattcaaatttgatttcaaatCCATATTCCTACGACATCGCTGCAAATTAAAGACATTCAAAGTCTTAGAAAAGAAAGctatttctcctctttttccctCACAGACAATATAAATACAATGATGTGCTAACGTCAAATGGCATGAGCATTATTATCATGCTGATAAAGGTAAAAGTCTTACGCCAGGTTACGTAAAGGTAATAAAGGTAAGAAACAGAGTAGTAGTCATAAGGAGGCGTAGATTAACGTAGAACCCTATGAATGTAATAGTCACAGCCATAAGACGGTTTTCAACGTCTTTTACTTTTGTCAAAACTGCTCGGAACTGTTGCGAACTGTTGGTGCACAAATAATCTCGCTGACTGCAATTTCTGTAGGGATACCATAATATTATATGGCATCCTACTTAGCGTCCGTCTAATCCTGGACTTCGGATACCCTGTGATCCCCGCTTCGCTAGCCTTAgtgatgaataaaaaatcaaagccgaAGGACTTTCTATAAAGTTCTGCCACCGAATCAAAGTCGTTTTCTCTAATGCTGCTCAAACactctttatttattcatttgtttgtttattcacatgcatgaatggtgcaccaaaagaaaaaacgaatacaACATATCTGAGTCAGAACACGTATGAAAAATCGGCAAACTTATTGTTAATGGGGGCTGGCGCAGTCACTTTCGTAACAGAAAACACGTCAATCATGTCGTCctcctactccagaaagtAAGGAATCATCTGATGCGCAATAGAATCAGAGAACGCGGTTAGACCTCAATATTCAAACACCCACTTAAgtaaattttcctcaaaatcatCTTGAATTTTTCACTCTCTCAGGCTCTAAAAACATCATGAGACAAGAGCTCTAACCGTCTTGCAActttatagaagaaatcatTAAACATTAGGGCAAAGTTTCTACGTCAATTTTTTGCATAATGTAAGTTGAGACCATCCGTTCTTCCACTAATGGTTCTGAGGGTCCAAAAATTGCTGTGCATTAACTTGGTTCCGTTTCTTAGGACTCGAAAACAGAAAACCAAGCCGGCGTGTATACGTCTCTTCCTCAAGTTACTGATACCTAATTTTTGACACGATCATTGTAGTTAATGACTACTATTTTTTGCTGACATTCCTTTGAATAATAAACGGGTAATAGTGTCCTGCACCATCCTTATGTGCCTCTTCTTTGAAGGGGTCCAAAAATGGGAACCATATTCAAGATATTCAAGTAGCAGGAACGATTTGTATAAATGAGTGAGAATAGTGGGGTTAGTGGTGTGGGCAAGCCGGAATGgctgaaaaagtgaagagtaTGCTTTTTGTTCAATATGACTAGTATGTTATGAGAAATTGAGATTATCATCGACAAAAATTCCTAAATATCTTATACATACTCAGCCACATCCCCTTTACTTACGTGCATACTCAGAGTCATGTCGTAATTATGGGCAGGTCCCATCTGAAAGCCAAGTCAAACACTCTAGCTGGTGAGTTCTGGATTACAGAACGTATCTCGTTGTAATTCTCATCACTACAGCTACCGTAAATCTCAATATCATCAGCGTACACTTGGATACACACGCAAAGAAATTATGCGTACATATGGTAGTAGGTCAATTGcgttttttccctctttttcaaaataaaaacatcgaTGAaagaattcgtttttttttttggtgaaaatgTCAGCATATTTAGTACATTCGCACTTGTTTTGCACATATATTCTCTCGACGCCACAATATTAAGCAAAACACtcgtttttctcattttttttatcagcagTCAATATAAAGTGATGTGCTATCATGAAATGACAACCACTGACCATCACTCTCACACTAATCAGATCACATGAACTACTTTCTGCTACTGGAGCAGCTGCTTGCATATGGTCATCCTATTTCTGAAGATAGAATCTGGCAAACATGATAAGATTAGCGTATAACGGGTAGACACGCCGAAATATTCACTGGGAAGCGCTAACCATGCAGTTTTCGCAGGCATGAAACGGTTTACAACGTTGCATTTACTTCTTGACAAATTCGCATGGAATTACTGACGCTGTGGTGATAACGCCGCTGATTCCAGTTTCTTGCGCAGTCGCACCAATGCTGCACCGAGGAGTCAACTTCAGCGCCTTTTGAAGAAGGGCAGCAACTCGATGGAATGGGACCGATCTAAACCCATTTCATCCCTTGCTGGCTCCGGCACACCAATTGTGTTTGTGTGCAACGgattttgtattgtattttgcAACGGAAAACAGTGGGACGGGTCAGACGGCGTCGGATAGGTGTACTAGTATCAGAAGGAGACAAGATAGGAAGAGATGGGTTCCAGCGCGTCAAATTACTGCCCAACAAAGCACTGAGGGGGATATCACGGTGCGTTAGTGGTGTACTGTTTCATGTCCGTAACAATTATGTGCGTTGAACCACTTTATGTAGGCCTTCATGCGCCTGCTCTCTCGTACGTTActctcaacatttttttttttccaactcctTTCTTCGTTAATTATTCATGTACATGCAGATGCGCTATCCTTGTACATTCTCTGGTTCCCTCTTCAGctcattcattggttttatgtGGATAGCCCGCCTAGAAAACTTTAccgattttcgaccgctcgatGCAACGCGTGCACAAGTGTTATTTGGTTTTACGTAGGTCGAAGGGAAAAAGCCGTTACCCACGCCCTATTCTAGAACTACTAGGAGGAAATGAGCTGGACCACGTTtctactcgtaatctacaccccgatcTCTATACTTGCCCGCACAGACCAAAACATTGTCAGTTTTGTGAAACCTGCCCTTTGACGCTGCTTCAGCTGTGTGGCACTAGAGATACCCTAAAAtctctttgaaagaaaagaagtggcAGAACTTATGCTATTTCTtcgcattttattttatcttatttcttcttttccttttttacgtCTCGAACGAGAATCTTCAAGATGGGATGTTCCGTTCAAGATTTAGTTTGAACCGTACCAAGGTTCTTTTAATACACAAGGACACGTAGTGTAACTCTACTGTTCTTCTAAAGTGACCGAGGTGTGTGTGACCAGCATTACGTGAACTATTGGCCTAACAAAGTCTTCCGAGATCAGATGGAAACCGTTGGTTTGTGGAGGTGATGGAGGAGGGCTTGGATAGTCTATTGGAATCTGAAATAGGTGAGTTTTTTAGTTTCAACAGATTTCCAATCAACTTGACTTGGAAGAATCTACCTTGTTGTAGTCAACAGCCAAAGGATAACCATGTGCAAGATCTTTAACCAGCAACTGTGTGGTATCCTCCATTCTCGTCAAGTGAACGTTGTGACCAACAGCAATGTGGTCTATAAATTGAAAGCATTGATAACACGCCaatttaaaggtagcatactgGGAATCTGGAGTGACAAAGGGAATCTgcggaaaaagctagagatggaatTGTAGATTTCAGTACCCAGTATGATTTcattcatctttccctaatagTCGTAAGAAGCGACATTGAAAACGCCGTTTCCTACGATGAATAGGAAGATGTGAGCGGAAGTATGCTGGGCTGGCCGCAACAACCCCCTCTGTAGCCTTTTCcgcggatttcctcaccaTCTCAgacttggaaaaaataaaactctcCGAAAACCTACccataaaaacattttagtaCATTGTCTTTTCGTTCACCTATGAGAAAGTAAGAAATCTATCGTTGAAAGCATGCCTACGACAGCCCTAAGGGTTACATCTAATATCCAGAAGAGAATCATTGTGGTCAACGTCAGTGGTCATGACTCGAATAAGACTaatttttatctgtttttcaTAATCGACGACTTCAGTGAAGCGATACGGACTAATCTAGAAAGTGCGGTCTCGAGAACCGAgtgaaaattgtggaaatgCCTCCATGGAATCTCAGGAAGCAATTAATTCGAAATTGAATGTACGAACGCCTCTGTTTTACTctagactgtgtaatatgcccattcggcAAGGAAGGCGACTACATAGTCTCTGATGTAGTCcatctaatttcgtgcaaaacatttGGGGACCAATAAATTGGCGAAACGGAACGACTACTTTGTGTTCGCATCGGATAATATCTAAATGGGTTAAAACAACCGAAAACACCAGCCTCTCTCGGAGCTTAGCGTAGGCAATGACAtaaaaatgttcctttctgcaATGCCGCCACGATCCTACCGTAGGAACCCAAAATTGTGGCTCGCAGATCTTCAGGGGCATTTTGGATAAgtacaaaatttccaaaaatgaatagaaaggaagagtgcatagccgtgaccaatgCGCTGGTCCTTTACCAAGACGTTTGCggtttttgatctacgggatCATATGCGGGTCGTATCCCAGTTGCTATTAGAGGAGCGTTTTCATCATGCGAAGGAAACGCGACTACTGAGGCAAGCTCAACGTTTTGGGTTCTTTCGGCTCCTGTTcccgggtgtaatatcttaGGAGATGATGACTTGCTCTAGATGAGGTATTTGAAAGAATATGTTGCAAACGCTCTTACTTTTTAGGCTCTAACGAAGGCTACAACGCTGAAACGTAGACATAATAAAAGCTGTTAACAATATTGGCTATTGCTTGACATTGTCAATCGAATACTTGTCGTCAGTGTGCCAAGATTCAGAGAAAGTCGAGAAGAAATGCTTCTGAGAAGTAAAACACCCCAtagaaatgcagaaataagAATGCCAGTGAGCATCATAGTGGTCACTTTGCCCGACGACGCATCCCTTTACACCCGAGTGtgtgatgaaatgaaagcgcGTACAGTGGATCTCGTCACTCGAACGGGTGTTTAGAAGTCCGTCATTGACTAAGTTCGGCCACACTTACTTACGGCTTACATGTCGCCAAGTTTTTATACGCACAAGTGCAAGGTGAACAGACTAGCCTGATGCAGCCTGACTAGCCTGATGCATAATGTAACCAAGTCCACTGTCCATCGTAAATTCAAGTCAAATTGTTCAAtacaacatttcaaaaacaaccTTAACTGGGAAAATCGGCGAGGACTCTGCCAATATCAGTTGTTTCCATAACTAccattttgtggatttcaacAACTGAATCTGGGCCGTGAATATTGCTTATTCCAATCTTATTTTCAAGATCAGAACACGATGTGCCCGGAGAATCAGGTATTGACCGATTCTATAAGGAAGCTATTCCTAGAAGAAATCAACCAGATAAGGTACGTTTCGTCGCTGTCGTTCTTATCTTGCTAGCTATAATTGAGCAATTAATCCAATAGATCACAAGTTTCCCAAGGCCGTTTTGTTACAACTTCAAACAGAAAAGCTCGAAAGGCATCGAAAATGATAAAACTTGTGAGTATAAGAATGAGATTTCTGAGCATTGTGTTGAGCAGACATCATTCCTCGTTTCCTCATATTTTAGACATATAATTGTGAGGCAGAAACCAGTGCTATCAGCTGGGCTGAAGAGTGCGAAAACAGGGAGTCGGGGACACCTGATTATGCTGAAACCAGATACATCTATAGGGGAATTACTTTTGCGTATGCGTTTTATACAGAACAGAATGAAATTGGAAACTTCAAAATGAAGAACTTCATGCTGTAAATTAAAATGGTTTGAGATATTGAGAGGGAAGTTGGCTGCTCGATGGCAAATTGCTATTCATTCATGAACGTGGTTTGCCACCTTACTCCAAGGTTCGTTAAACTTCTGACAAAgattagatttatttatttaattaactaATATAATTAGAAGATACCTTTCAGAGGAGGTGTTATTTGTTACCCAGTCTACAAGGTAGGGCCTACCTGCAACCGTTGCGCAAGAATAGGATTGCCGATCTGTTCTGAAGGACTCTGCACCGCGTGAGCGGACTAGAAGAAACGGTGTTGAGATTCCTCTCACTGGTCTACAGTGCACAGTATAAATGAACTATTTGCAATCAGACTAGTATATAGCAGTATTAGGATGTTCCACAACTCATCTACATAAATAACCAcgtttctgagaagaaaagcaaacagTGAAGTGCAATGTGCACAGGATTTCAGCTGAATGTGAACTTTTCCAAGGCAATCCAACTTTCATTGCACATCGCTCATTCTTCTTCCCTCATAAGAAATGTGAAGTCGctcattttaaagttttcacTGCGGGCATTTACTCGTATTCCCACAACGGAACAGTAAGGTGATCTAGTGCATAGCACTACTAGCTAACATACTGCTAAAATGTTCTCTGTTGTACCACAACAGGGAACACCTGTGCCACTTTACctaattttcgatttgtttttggtgtggtgtgggtgtaacgcagtcggtaagagcttcactgtgactgcacaaccaattcacctttttt
The Necator americanus strain Aroian chromosome I, whole genome shotgun sequence genome window above contains:
- a CDS encoding hypothetical protein (NECATOR_CHRI.G3355.T1), producing the protein MEDTTQLLVKDLAHGYPLAVDYNKIPIDYPSPPPSPPQTNGFHLISEDFVRPIVHVMLVTHTSVTLEEQ
- a CDS encoding hypothetical protein (NECATOR_CHRI.G3355.T2), with translation MNEIILDHIAVGHNVHLTRMEDTTQLLVKDLAHGYPLAVDYNKIPIDYPSPPPSPPQTNGFHLISEDFVRPIVHVMLVTHTSVTLEEQ